In the genome of Fervidobacterium nodosum Rt17-B1, the window AAATATCGTAATCATTATTTCTTTGCTTCTACCAAAAGTTGGTATTTACGGCCCAACTTGGGGTTTTCTCATAGGTGAAATTGCAGCGTTTGCAGCATTAGCCTATCCACTGAAAAGGCATAAGCTTAAATTTACTTTCAAGTACGCTCGAGAATTTCTTCAGTATTTTTGGCCAAGTTTTCTCGCGATGTCAATCTCTCAAATAAACAGTATAGTTGATACGAACGTTGTCTCTTATTACAGTCAAGGTAAAGGTGGTGGAGTTTCGTATCTCCAATACGCATCAAGATTTTACATGTTACCTTACGGATTATTTGGAGTAGCGGTGGCAACTGTTATACTTTCAACGATAAGCAACGACAGAGAAAACTATACGAAGCATTTAAGAAAAGGGATAACATCGACGATGTTTTTTACAGTACCCGCAGCGGTAGGGCTAATCGCACTTTCTAAGCCTATATTAAGACTGTTCTATGAGTACGGTCAATTCACAGCGCAAGACACAAAAATGACAGCTTACGTTCTTAATGCTTATGTTTTGGGGTTACCATTTTACGGTATATACTCAACAATGGCTCGTGCCAGACATGCGGTAAAGGATATGAAAACACCTCTCAAGGCAACTTCTATCGTTGCTATCACAAATGTTATAATGGACTTGCTCGTCGGTCTTAAGTATGGCCCTATAGGTGTTGCTTTAGCCACGAGTGTGGCAGGTATCATTGGATTTGTTTACTTACTGCTTAAAGAAAAGAACAAAAAACTTTTCGAAAAAGATGATTTGTTCATTTTAATCTCATCTATAATAATGGGTATAGCCACTTACTATTTTTCACTTATTTCTTCAAGAAGATACTGGGCGATAATCTCGACGATTTTTGGAGCGGCTGTATATTTACTTGTTTCGTCGATCTTTTTTAAAGATAGAATAAAAGAATTCTTAAAAAGAAGATAGAAGATATTGTGAGGTGCTACAATGATTGGTGAAGAAATAGAGGTGCTTTACGAAGTTGATAGTACAAATGAATTTTTGAAGAAAAATTACAAATCTTTTCATGACGGGGCAGTAGTTGTAGCAATTAAACAAACGGCTGGCAAGGGCAGAATGGGGAGAAGTTGGATTTCACCGGAAGGTGGGTTGTGGTATTCCGTACTTTTTAAGCCGAAAATACACTTAACCCCCCATATATACACCAAAATATTCTCAATAGCGATAATTGAAGTGTTGAAAAAAATAAAAGTAAAAGCATATATAAAATGGCCAAATGACATTTATTACAACGGAAAGAAGCTTTGTGGTATCTTGCCAGAAGCTGTATCTATTAACGATCGACCAGTTGCGATAGTTGTTGGGATAGGTATTAATGTAAATAACGACATACCAGATGAAATAAAAGATATCGCGATATCGTTAAAGGATATAGTGAAAAAGAAACTGAAAATAACATATTTACTTGACGAAATAAACAAACACGCTTGGAATCTGCTTGTAAGTTATAGAAATGAGACTGAGAATATTACAAAACTTTGGAAAAAGTACCTTGTTCCTAAAGAAGGAGATAAACTTAAGATAAAACACGAAGGAGAAATATTCGAAGGAACGATATTAAAGATAACTGACGAAGTTTTGTATGTGGACATTGGAGGGAAAGTTGTTGGAGTTCAGAGCATTCACCAAATTGTTGAATAAGTTGATAATACTGATTATTTTATCACTTTTTTCTGTTTCTTATTTTGCTCAAAATTATCAAAGTGTTTATCAATTGATTAGTTCCAAAGCACCTTTGTCAAGTTACGTAGGAGTTTATTTTCAAGATATAGAAAATGGGAATGTACTTGTGCAATACAATGAACATAACCTTTATGTGCCTGCTTCGATTACAAAAATATTTTCAACACTCGTTGCATGGGAAGTGCTAGGGCCGGATTTTCGATATACGACAACAGTCTATGTACCAAGAGGAAATATATCACCAACAATTAATGGGAGCATAATTATAAAGGGCAATGGCGATCCTTCTATGAGTGTTGAAATTTTAAGGGAAAATTTGAAGAAATTTGTATACGAAGGAGTAAAAGAAATAAAAGGTGACATAATAATAGACAATTCCTTTTTTTCAAACGAACGTTGGGGAATAGGCTGGGAGTGGGATTACAAAAATCCAAGTATAGATGCCCTTATACTTAAAGAGAACACAAATACATTTAATCCATACGATGAAAACGCTGTGGCTCTTAATTTTGGATACAATGTGGTAAATATACTTAAAGAGTATGGAATTAAAGTTTATGGAAATGTCAAGGTTGGAAAATTAAACCAAAGCTACCGTGAGTTTATAGTTATAAAATCTGTCCCACTTTCTAATTTGATAAGTGTGGCAAACAAATACAGTAGTAACTCTTACGCTGAGCAAATTCTTAGAACTGTTGGTTTAAGAGTTTATGGATATGGAAATATATACAATTCTTTAAAAGTTATGAACGATTTTTACAGGAAACTTTTCGGGGAATACTATCCATTTAGATTAAACGATGCATGCGGCTTATCAACAAAAAATGTTGTAACCCCGTATATGGTTGTCAATGTTCTAAGTTATGCATATAAGAACGAAGGGGGTTTAAGTGGATTTATATCCACATTAGCGGTTTCAGGAAAAGAAGGTACGATGAAAAACCGATTAGGTGATATAATAGCGTATGCTAAAACGGGTACACTCCAAAATGTTTCAAACATAGCAGGAATAATGATAACGAGAACAGGAAGAAAAGTTGCATTTTGTATAATGGTCAATAATTTTACAATACCAACATATGTGGTAACTAATTACCACGATGAAATAATAAGATACGTATGGAATAATTATTAATCAAATTAATCAAATGTTTTCAAGATCTTTTGGGTAAGGCTCAAGGAAAGTTTGATTAAGAATGTAATTTATATTATAATGTATAGCCCAAGATTTTAGCAAAACCATTATTGATTGCAAACTTATAAGATTGTTTTTATAATCCTCCACTAAATCCATGAAGTATGCTTTCTCTTTCTCATTTAATTTGTCTTTGAAGAATCCATACATGTGAAGTAGTGTGTTTATAACTTTTGAATTTTTAATGGGAGTTTTAAGGGCTTTTATTAAAAATTCACGATATTCTTTCAGAACGTTCTCGTTAAATTCCTTTTGTGCAACTATTCTTCCAAGCTCTCTCATAATCTTTTCATTTTTTGTAAGTAAAAGGAACTTATTGATTGAATGAAAATCGATAAGTTCCTTTTTTGTTTTCACGTCTCTAAAGCGTGCAAGTGTAAAAATGAAAGTCAAGAATTCAAATCTGATTTTATCGTTTGTAAGTCTCATCTCACTTTCAATCATTAACTCTGTAAATTTCTCAATCATCACCTTTGCAAAAATTCCCGGCGTTTTTGATATGACTCTACCATTTGGGCCATACAATTTCGCATCGTTTATCGCGCACGAAGGCGATTTGGCTTTTAAAATCATTCCATCGATTTCTAAGGTAGAAACATTTTGAGCAAATTTATTTGCAAAGCTCAGCATCTTTTCTGTTAAATCGATATTATGAGATTTATTCATAAGTTTGTAATCATTGTTGATTAAAAACACATCTATTGGTTCTCTTGGTATAGGTAAACCGATTTCGACTTCTGGGCAGATGGTTACAAAATTGCAGTAATTTTCAAGCTTTTTTACAATATCACTCGAAATAATTCCACCATCGTAACGTGTGTGTTCAAAAAAACACCTGCTCACAATTAAATTTGGTTTGTTATGGAAAGGCATAAAAATTCCTCCTTATGTTTAAATTTTTTGCAGTTTTTGCACAAAGTATGTTAAAATATATTATACCAGAAAATATCACAGTTCTACATAAACTCTACTTTTGATGGGGAGGAGATTGTATGGAGAAAAAAGAAATTGTTTTGAAAGTGCTTCTTGAAAATGATAAGCCGATGAGACCTGGCGATATTGCTGAAAAATCAGGTTTACCAAAAGAAGAAGTGGATAAAGCTATCAAACAATTAAAAGAAGAAGGAAAGATAGAATCACCAAAAAGGTGCTACTATCAAGCTAAGAAATAATAATTGTCAGCGATAAGATCGTATAGTTTGTAAATTACATTTCTAAAAAAGAAAATCAGAAACGTAGGTGGTTTAATTGAAGGGATTGGTTAAGCCAATTCTAATTGTTTTATTTGTTTTTTATATTGCTCTTTCTTTACTATCTTTTGGCAAAGAAAATTATGTTGCTGTGATTTCAGATTTGCACCATCCATACTTTAAAAACACGATTAATAGCGTTATTGAAAAGCTTGTTCAATTAAAGCCATTGTATGTATTTATGCTTGGCGATCTTACGGAAATGGGGAAAGAAGAGGAATTTGACGACCTTTCAAAGATTTTAAGTGTTTTTAGTAATAACGGAATTAATTACAATATACTTCTTGGAAACCACGATACTCGCTGGTCAGACAAAGTTAGAAAAACTAAGAATATAGATAATGCCTTGTATGAAAATTTCAGAGTAGATATAGGAGAAATATCTTTCATAGGCATAGACACCTCTATGTACTTTCAACACCTTGGCCACATCGGTGAAAAACAATTAGAATGGATAAAGACTCAATTGGAAGATTGTAAAAAGCAAGGTAAACTAGCAATATTACTATCTCATCACCCATTCGGTGGACCAATTAATTATACAGACGATGGCTGGAAGCTGATGGATATCATAAAAAATTACAATGTTCCTATAATTCTTTACGGTCACACGCATAAATACGATTACTTTGGGATGTACAATGGGGCATATATCCAAACAGTTGGTGCAACAAGAGAAGGTTGGATAACATTAATTAGCTGGGATAATGATAATCTATATTTATCGAAAACAAATCCAAAGCAGTGTGGAAAAGAAGAAATTGTAAAGATAATACCGAAAAAGAAAGAATTTCGAGAAAAATCTAAAAACGTCCAAACTAAAGAGTTAAAAAGCGTAAATTCAAAATATTTTGAAGAAATAGTATCGATTAGGTTTGAAAATAGTATTTTTTCTCAAGTGTTAGCAAACGATGGCGTATTTTACGCCATAGATTATTCTGGTAATATTAAAGCGATAAACAGCAATGGACAGATTTTATGGAAAAACGCAATCCAAAATCCAGTTGTAGCGAATATAGAGTATTATGATGGAATAATTTTCATTGGTGATTTGTATGGGAACTTATATTTAATCAATTCAAAAAATGGAAGAGTTCAAAGGATATTAAACTTCGACGGACCTATATTTTCCATAAAGGTAGGAAAAGTTTCAATCGCGATTGGAGTTGGGAAAACCATACATATTTTAGATTTGAAAGAATTTAAAAGGTTAGCAACTTACAATTTAAATGGTGTGATACAAAGAGAGGCAAGATATTACCAAGGAAAGTTCTTTCAAACTTCTTGGGGAAATGGGTTGTTTATTATAGACGAAGATGGGAAACTCTTTGCGAAGATTCCAACAGGTTCGGGTTATTACACCCCTGGAGGCATAGTGCCTTTGGTTTTCGAAAATTTGTTGATTGTCACAACTCCTTCTGGAGTAGTTCAGGCATATGATTGGAAAAATAAAACAATATTATGGACAACAAGTGGTTTAAAAACAGGTTATTCAGATGTTGTGAAATCTGATCCAAATTTTGTAACGACAAGCATAGATGGTCTTGTTTACTCATTAGATATAAATTCCGGAAAAGTGATTTGGAAAACTTCCGTAGGTTCACCCATTTACAATATATCACCATTGATTTTATCGGATGGGAAAATAATTGTTGGCACAAACAACGGGGAAATTGTATTGATTTCAAAAGATGGGAAAATATTGGAGAAAGTTTTTGTCCACAACTCGTACCTTATCAACAAAATTTTATATTCGAACGGTAAAATACTTTTATCGTTCACAGATGGTTTGGTTAAAATACTTAAAATTAAGGAATAAATCATACATTAAAAAACGCCTGCCAATTGATTGGCAGGCTTCTGTATTTTTAGAACTTTCAGGAAATTTTGAATTTTCCCAACTCTGTTTTCAGCTGTTCAAAAGCCAAGCTTGTATCTTTTAGCTTATTTGAAAGGACTTCAAGTTGTTTTTCTATTTCCTGCATTGTTGATGTGATTCCTTCACCTTGGACGGATATTTTTGAAACATTTTCGGCTATTTCATTCGCTCCACTTCTCATTTCTTCAACAGACGCATTTTGTTCTTCGCTATGTGCTGCAAGTGTATCTATAGCCGAAGAAATATCTTTCACAGCTCTTTCTAAGTAACCGAAGGTATCAAACAATCTATCGTATCCACTTTCCGTTGATTTTATTCCTTCTCGTAATCTTTGTATTTGCTCATTAAGAACTTTGGAATATGTTCTTATAGTTTCTATCGTTGATGTAATAGTATCAGTAGACCTTTTTGTTTCTTCGGCTAATTTTCTAATTTCATCGGCAACGACCGCAAAGCCCCTTCCTGCTTCTCCTGCCCTTGCGGCTTCTATAGCAGCATTTAATGCAAGTAAATTGGTCTGCTCGGCTATATTTCTAACACTTTGTATTATGTCACCTATATTTTTTGTTGCCTCTGTTAGTTGATTTATACCATCTTCGAGATTTTCATATTCTTTTACAAATCCAGAAGTTGTTTCTTTTACTTTCTTGAGTTCATCTGTACTTGTTTTTGCCTTTTCATCCAATGTGTCTGCAAGTTTTTGAACACTCATTGCTAAATCTGCAAGCGATTGAGCTTGTATTGAAAGTTGTTCTATATTTGCAGTTATCTCCTCTATTGAACTTGTAATACGCTCAATACCTTGTTGCTGTATTTCTACGGCTGATATGGTATTATCAGCAATGTTTTTGAATGTATAAAACTTATTTTCAAGGTCTTTCAATACATAGATTGAAGAATCAGATATATTAACCGTGCCTTTTATCACATTGTTTATACTTTTGGTTGCTTCATTTAACTTGTTTGATATATATCTAAACTCATCAACAGATTCAACAAAAACAGCTTCTGTTAAATTGCCATTATATATATCATTAAGCGATGTAATTATTTTTGGAACATATCTCAATATACGCTTTGATAAAAACATTATTGAAAAACCAAGTATTATGTTGAGTCCTATGCTTGTGATAACAAAATTTCTTTGCATTTCATTTGAAAGCTCAGTTTTTAATGTTAGATACTTTAATAGTATAGGTGCGATCCAAAGAGAGATTGCTAATACGCCTGTTGTTAACTTCATGGAAATCGGTATCATGATATTTTTATATCTTTCCCCAGTATATTCTTTTAGTAATCTTAAATTAGAATAAAAGACCAAAAACAAAACAATTATAACCATATTTATAGCAAGAGCTCCGGATAACCTGAGCATTAAAGTTTCTTCTGGAAGTGGTTTAATCTGTTTGGCAAAAATGCCAACAAAAGTTGCTGCAA includes:
- the murJ gene encoding murein biosynthesis integral membrane protein MurJ, giving the protein MSILASSLAFAIATFLSRILGLVRDMLMASKFGTSWQADAYFVAILFPFFLRRVFGEGAMTSAFVPLYSESKEKDEFLSSVLTLFTLILLIIVIIVMIFPDIVIYLFSSGAAPETKQLIRKLTRVTAPSILFIFWWAITYSIENTRGKFFYPALTPIIPNIVIIISLLLPKVGIYGPTWGFLIGEIAAFAALAYPLKRHKLKFTFKYAREFLQYFWPSFLAMSISQINSIVDTNVVSYYSQGKGGGVSYLQYASRFYMLPYGLFGVAVATVILSTISNDRENYTKHLRKGITSTMFFTVPAAVGLIALSKPILRLFYEYGQFTAQDTKMTAYVLNAYVLGLPFYGIYSTMARARHAVKDMKTPLKATSIVAITNVIMDLLVGLKYGPIGVALATSVAGIIGFVYLLLKEKNKKLFEKDDLFILISSIIMGIATYYFSLISSRRYWAIISTIFGAAVYLLVSSIFFKDRIKEFLKRR
- a CDS encoding biotin--[acetyl-CoA-carboxylase] ligase — translated: MIGEEIEVLYEVDSTNEFLKKNYKSFHDGAVVVAIKQTAGKGRMGRSWISPEGGLWYSVLFKPKIHLTPHIYTKIFSIAIIEVLKKIKVKAYIKWPNDIYYNGKKLCGILPEAVSINDRPVAIVVGIGINVNNDIPDEIKDIAISLKDIVKKKLKITYLLDEINKHAWNLLVSYRNETENITKLWKKYLVPKEGDKLKIKHEGEIFEGTILKITDEVLYVDIGGKVVGVQSIHQIVE
- a CDS encoding D-alanyl-D-alanine carboxypeptidase/D-alanyl-D-alanine-endopeptidase, with amino-acid sequence MEFRAFTKLLNKLIILIILSLFSVSYFAQNYQSVYQLISSKAPLSSYVGVYFQDIENGNVLVQYNEHNLYVPASITKIFSTLVAWEVLGPDFRYTTTVYVPRGNISPTINGSIIIKGNGDPSMSVEILRENLKKFVYEGVKEIKGDIIIDNSFFSNERWGIGWEWDYKNPSIDALILKENTNTFNPYDENAVALNFGYNVVNILKEYGIKVYGNVKVGKLNQSYREFIVIKSVPLSNLISVANKYSSNSYAEQILRTVGLRVYGYGNIYNSLKVMNDFYRKLFGEYYPFRLNDACGLSTKNVVTPYMVVNVLSYAYKNEGGLSGFISTLAVSGKEGTMKNRLGDIIAYAKTGTLQNVSNIAGIMITRTGRKVAFCIMVNNFTIPTYVVTNYHDEIIRYVWNNY
- a CDS encoding YbgA family protein; the protein is MPFHNKPNLIVSRCFFEHTRYDGGIISSDIVKKLENYCNFVTICPEVEIGLPIPREPIDVFLINNDYKLMNKSHNIDLTEKMLSFANKFAQNVSTLEIDGMILKAKSPSCAINDAKLYGPNGRVISKTPGIFAKVMIEKFTELMIESEMRLTNDKIRFEFLTFIFTLARFRDVKTKKELIDFHSINKFLLLTKNEKIMRELGRIVAQKEFNENVLKEYREFLIKALKTPIKNSKVINTLLHMYGFFKDKLNEKEKAYFMDLVEDYKNNLISLQSIMVLLKSWAIHYNINYILNQTFLEPYPKDLENI
- a CDS encoding helix-turn-helix domain-containing protein, which translates into the protein MEKKEIVLKVLLENDKPMRPGDIAEKSGLPKEEVDKAIKQLKEEGKIESPKRCYYQAKK
- a CDS encoding PQQ-binding-like beta-propeller repeat protein, which gives rise to MKGLVKPILIVLFVFYIALSLLSFGKENYVAVISDLHHPYFKNTINSVIEKLVQLKPLYVFMLGDLTEMGKEEEFDDLSKILSVFSNNGINYNILLGNHDTRWSDKVRKTKNIDNALYENFRVDIGEISFIGIDTSMYFQHLGHIGEKQLEWIKTQLEDCKKQGKLAILLSHHPFGGPINYTDDGWKLMDIIKNYNVPIILYGHTHKYDYFGMYNGAYIQTVGATREGWITLISWDNDNLYLSKTNPKQCGKEEIVKIIPKKKEFREKSKNVQTKELKSVNSKYFEEIVSIRFENSIFSQVLANDGVFYAIDYSGNIKAINSNGQILWKNAIQNPVVANIEYYDGIIFIGDLYGNLYLINSKNGRVQRILNFDGPIFSIKVGKVSIAIGVGKTIHILDLKEFKRLATYNLNGVIQREARYYQGKFFQTSWGNGLFIIDEDGKLFAKIPTGSGYYTPGGIVPLVFENLLIVTTPSGVVQAYDWKNKTILWTTSGLKTGYSDVVKSDPNFVTTSIDGLVYSLDINSGKVIWKTSVGSPIYNISPLILSDGKIIVGTNNGEIVLISKDGKILEKVFVHNSYLINKILYSNGKILLSFTDGLVKILKIKE
- a CDS encoding methyl-accepting chemotaxis protein yields the protein MFPNDISEKHVIGLKKYVTKVVLLTLLLIDPPALLFSYYIFAGLRDYPIWIILAGYFIMFATFGLLTIFISRKLAGKSLLDGKFNLPTVLSILLFIMNFIAATFVGIFAKQIKPLPEETLMLRLSGALAINMVIIVLFLVFYSNLRLLKEYTGERYKNIMIPISMKLTTGVLAISLWIAPILLKYLTLKTELSNEMQRNFVITSIGLNIILGFSIMFLSKRILRYVPKIITSLNDIYNGNLTEAVFVESVDEFRYISNKLNEATKSINNVIKGTVNISDSSIYVLKDLENKFYTFKNIADNTISAVEIQQQGIERITSSIEEITANIEQLSIQAQSLADLAMSVQKLADTLDEKAKTSTDELKKVKETTSGFVKEYENLEDGINQLTEATKNIGDIIQSVRNIAEQTNLLALNAAIEAARAGEAGRGFAVVADEIRKLAEETKRSTDTITSTIETIRTYSKVLNEQIQRLREGIKSTESGYDRLFDTFGYLERAVKDISSAIDTLAAHSEEQNASVEEMRSGANEIAENVSKISVQGEGITSTMQEIEKQLEVLSNKLKDTSLAFEQLKTELGKFKIS